The following are encoded in a window of Capricornis sumatraensis isolate serow.1 chromosome 7, serow.2, whole genome shotgun sequence genomic DNA:
- the HNRNPD gene encoding heterogeneous nuclear ribonucleoprotein D0 isoform X4 translates to MSEEQFGGDGAAAAATTAVGGSAGEQEGAMVAAAQGAAAAAGSGAGTGGGTAAGGTEGSSAESEGAKIDASKNEEDEGKMFIGGLSWDTTKKDLKDYFSKFGEVVDCTLKLDPITGRSRGFGFVLFKESESVDKVMDQKEHKLNGKVIDPKRAKAMKTKEPVKKIFVGGLSPDTPEEKIREYFGGFGEVESIELPMDNKTNKRRGFCFITFKEEEPVKKIMEKKYHNVGLSKCEIKVAMSKEQYQQQQQWGSRGGFAGRARGRGGDQQSGYGKVSRRGGHQNSYKPY, encoded by the exons ATGTCGGAGGAGCAGTTCGGCGGGgacggggcggcggcggcggcaacaACGGCGGTAGGCGGCTCGGCGGGCGAGCAGGAGGGAGCCATGGTGGCGGCGGCGCAgggggcagcggcggcggcgggaagTGGAGCCGGGACCGGGGGCGGAACCGCGGCCGGCGGCACCGAAGGGAGCAGCGCCGAGTCGGAGGGGGCGAAGATCGATGCCAGTAAGAACGAGGAGGATGAAGG GAAAATGTTTATAGGAGGCCTTAGCTGGGACACTACAAAGAAAGATCTGAAGGACTACTTCTCCAAATTTGGTGAAGTCGTAGACTGCACTCTGAAGTTAGATCCTATCACAGGGCGATCAAGGGGTTTTGGCTTTGTGCTATTTAAAGAGTCGGAGAGTGTAGATAAG GTCATGGATCAGAAAGAACATAAATTGAATGGGAAGGTGATTGATCCTAAGAGGGCCAAAGCCATGAAAACAAAAGAgcctgttaaaaaaatttttgttggtGGCCTTTCTCCAGATACACCTGAAGAGAAAATAAGGGAGTACTTTGGTGGTTTTGGTGAG gtTGAATCCATAGAGCTCCCCATGGACAACAAGACCAATAAGAGGCGTGGATTCTGCTTTATTACCTTTAAGGAAGAGGAACCAGTGAAGaagataatggaaaagaaatatcaCAATGTTGGTCTTAGTAAA tgTGAAATCAAAGTAGCTATGTCGAAGGAACAGtatcagcaacagcagcagtgggGATCGAGAGGAGGATTTGCCGGAAGAGCTCGTGGAAGAGGTGGTG ACCAGCAGAGTGGCTATGGGAAAGTATCCAGGCGAGGCGGCCATCAAAATAGCTACAAACCATACTAA
- the HNRNPD gene encoding heterogeneous nuclear ribonucleoprotein D0 isoform X2, protein MSEEQFGGDGAAAAATTAVGGSAGEQEGAMVAAAQGAAAAAGSGAGTGGGTAAGGTEGSSAESEGAKIDASKNEEDEGKMFIGGLSWDTTKKDLKDYFSKFGEVVDCTLKLDPITGRSRGFGFVLFKESESVDKVMDQKEHKLNGKVIDPKRAKAMKTKEPVKKIFVGGLSPDTPEEKIREYFGGFGEVESIELPMDNKTNKRRGFCFITFKEEEPVKKIMEKKYHNVGLSKCEIKVAMSKEQYQQQQQWGSRGGFAGRARGRGGGPSQNWNQGYSNYWNQGYGNYGYNSQGYGGYGGYDYTGYNNYYGYGDYSNQQSGYGKVSRRGGHQNSYKPY, encoded by the exons ATGTCGGAGGAGCAGTTCGGCGGGgacggggcggcggcggcggcaacaACGGCGGTAGGCGGCTCGGCGGGCGAGCAGGAGGGAGCCATGGTGGCGGCGGCGCAgggggcagcggcggcggcgggaagTGGAGCCGGGACCGGGGGCGGAACCGCGGCCGGCGGCACCGAAGGGAGCAGCGCCGAGTCGGAGGGGGCGAAGATCGATGCCAGTAAGAACGAGGAGGATGAAGG GAAAATGTTTATAGGAGGCCTTAGCTGGGACACTACAAAGAAAGATCTGAAGGACTACTTCTCCAAATTTGGTGAAGTCGTAGACTGCACTCTGAAGTTAGATCCTATCACAGGGCGATCAAGGGGTTTTGGCTTTGTGCTATTTAAAGAGTCGGAGAGTGTAGATAAG GTCATGGATCAGAAAGAACATAAATTGAATGGGAAGGTGATTGATCCTAAGAGGGCCAAAGCCATGAAAACAAAAGAgcctgttaaaaaaatttttgttggtGGCCTTTCTCCAGATACACCTGAAGAGAAAATAAGGGAGTACTTTGGTGGTTTTGGTGAG gtTGAATCCATAGAGCTCCCCATGGACAACAAGACCAATAAGAGGCGTGGATTCTGCTTTATTACCTTTAAGGAAGAGGAACCAGTGAAGaagataatggaaaagaaatatcaCAATGTTGGTCTTAGTAAA tgTGAAATCAAAGTAGCTATGTCGAAGGAACAGtatcagcaacagcagcagtgggGATCGAGAGGAGGATTTGCCGGAAGAGCTCGTGGAAGAGGTGGTG GCCCCAGTCAAAACTGGAACCAGGGATATAGTAACTATTGGAATCAAGGCTATGGCAACTATGGATATAACAGCCAAGGTTACGGTGGTTATGGAGGATATGACTACACTGGTTACAACAACTACTATGGATATGGTGATTATAGCA ACCAGCAGAGTGGCTATGGGAAAGTATCCAGGCGAGGCGGCCATCAAAATAGCTACAAACCATACTAA
- the HNRNPD gene encoding heterogeneous nuclear ribonucleoprotein D0 isoform X1 yields the protein MSEEQFGGDGAAAAATTAVGGSAGEQEGAMVAAAQGAAAAAGSGAGTGGGTAAGGTEGSSAESEGAKIDASKNEEDEGHSNSSPRHSEAATAQREEWKMFIGGLSWDTTKKDLKDYFSKFGEVVDCTLKLDPITGRSRGFGFVLFKESESVDKVMDQKEHKLNGKVIDPKRAKAMKTKEPVKKIFVGGLSPDTPEEKIREYFGGFGEVESIELPMDNKTNKRRGFCFITFKEEEPVKKIMEKKYHNVGLSKCEIKVAMSKEQYQQQQQWGSRGGFAGRARGRGGGPSQNWNQGYSNYWNQGYGNYGYNSQGYGGYGGYDYTGYNNYYGYGDYSNQQSGYGKVSRRGGHQNSYKPY from the exons ATGTCGGAGGAGCAGTTCGGCGGGgacggggcggcggcggcggcaacaACGGCGGTAGGCGGCTCGGCGGGCGAGCAGGAGGGAGCCATGGTGGCGGCGGCGCAgggggcagcggcggcggcgggaagTGGAGCCGGGACCGGGGGCGGAACCGCGGCCGGCGGCACCGAAGGGAGCAGCGCCGAGTCGGAGGGGGCGAAGATCGATGCCAGTAAGAACGAGGAGGATGAAGG CCATTCAAACTCCTCCCCACGACACTCTGAAGCAGCGACGGCACAGCGGGAAGAATG GAAAATGTTTATAGGAGGCCTTAGCTGGGACACTACAAAGAAAGATCTGAAGGACTACTTCTCCAAATTTGGTGAAGTCGTAGACTGCACTCTGAAGTTAGATCCTATCACAGGGCGATCAAGGGGTTTTGGCTTTGTGCTATTTAAAGAGTCGGAGAGTGTAGATAAG GTCATGGATCAGAAAGAACATAAATTGAATGGGAAGGTGATTGATCCTAAGAGGGCCAAAGCCATGAAAACAAAAGAgcctgttaaaaaaatttttgttggtGGCCTTTCTCCAGATACACCTGAAGAGAAAATAAGGGAGTACTTTGGTGGTTTTGGTGAG gtTGAATCCATAGAGCTCCCCATGGACAACAAGACCAATAAGAGGCGTGGATTCTGCTTTATTACCTTTAAGGAAGAGGAACCAGTGAAGaagataatggaaaagaaatatcaCAATGTTGGTCTTAGTAAA tgTGAAATCAAAGTAGCTATGTCGAAGGAACAGtatcagcaacagcagcagtgggGATCGAGAGGAGGATTTGCCGGAAGAGCTCGTGGAAGAGGTGGTG GCCCCAGTCAAAACTGGAACCAGGGATATAGTAACTATTGGAATCAAGGCTATGGCAACTATGGATATAACAGCCAAGGTTACGGTGGTTATGGAGGATATGACTACACTGGTTACAACAACTACTATGGATATGGTGATTATAGCA ACCAGCAGAGTGGCTATGGGAAAGTATCCAGGCGAGGCGGCCATCAAAATAGCTACAAACCATACTAA
- the HNRNPD gene encoding heterogeneous nuclear ribonucleoprotein D0 isoform X3, which translates to MSEEQFGGDGAAAAATTAVGGSAGEQEGAMVAAAQGAAAAAGSGAGTGGGTAAGGTEGSSAESEGAKIDASKNEEDEGHSNSSPRHSEAATAQREEWKMFIGGLSWDTTKKDLKDYFSKFGEVVDCTLKLDPITGRSRGFGFVLFKESESVDKVMDQKEHKLNGKVIDPKRAKAMKTKEPVKKIFVGGLSPDTPEEKIREYFGGFGEVESIELPMDNKTNKRRGFCFITFKEEEPVKKIMEKKYHNVGLSKCEIKVAMSKEQYQQQQQWGSRGGFAGRARGRGGDQQSGYGKVSRRGGHQNSYKPY; encoded by the exons ATGTCGGAGGAGCAGTTCGGCGGGgacggggcggcggcggcggcaacaACGGCGGTAGGCGGCTCGGCGGGCGAGCAGGAGGGAGCCATGGTGGCGGCGGCGCAgggggcagcggcggcggcgggaagTGGAGCCGGGACCGGGGGCGGAACCGCGGCCGGCGGCACCGAAGGGAGCAGCGCCGAGTCGGAGGGGGCGAAGATCGATGCCAGTAAGAACGAGGAGGATGAAGG CCATTCAAACTCCTCCCCACGACACTCTGAAGCAGCGACGGCACAGCGGGAAGAATG GAAAATGTTTATAGGAGGCCTTAGCTGGGACACTACAAAGAAAGATCTGAAGGACTACTTCTCCAAATTTGGTGAAGTCGTAGACTGCACTCTGAAGTTAGATCCTATCACAGGGCGATCAAGGGGTTTTGGCTTTGTGCTATTTAAAGAGTCGGAGAGTGTAGATAAG GTCATGGATCAGAAAGAACATAAATTGAATGGGAAGGTGATTGATCCTAAGAGGGCCAAAGCCATGAAAACAAAAGAgcctgttaaaaaaatttttgttggtGGCCTTTCTCCAGATACACCTGAAGAGAAAATAAGGGAGTACTTTGGTGGTTTTGGTGAG gtTGAATCCATAGAGCTCCCCATGGACAACAAGACCAATAAGAGGCGTGGATTCTGCTTTATTACCTTTAAGGAAGAGGAACCAGTGAAGaagataatggaaaagaaatatcaCAATGTTGGTCTTAGTAAA tgTGAAATCAAAGTAGCTATGTCGAAGGAACAGtatcagcaacagcagcagtgggGATCGAGAGGAGGATTTGCCGGAAGAGCTCGTGGAAGAGGTGGTG ACCAGCAGAGTGGCTATGGGAAAGTATCCAGGCGAGGCGGCCATCAAAATAGCTACAAACCATACTAA